From one Rhodamnia argentea isolate NSW1041297 chromosome 1, ASM2092103v1, whole genome shotgun sequence genomic stretch:
- the LOC115738853 gene encoding programmed cell death protein 2-like isoform X2: MGRVFLGMPGPWADDNREASDHYTAKIGGLPDWPSPLIAWGSDFLECSICGNKLCLVGQVPAPITSENLKVEDRVLYIFGCIAPKCGSSPLSWRAIRIQRSYEDKESNSTCCDAVVAATHSVSAGENDWWNDLDENDEDADLEELGRALAEAATVTSNSKKPNRHENSEKIAKSSPSRPISRQVDDSLPVMPCFYIYTLEEPCSKDVTSACLNFSSLSINVDNHVREEVLEDERYEYDRALMADRSYFKFKKRLDVYPEQCFRYSNGGKPLLATKEIGDPGRCKLCGGPRQFEMQLMPPLLYFLHEAADDSQKEALENWNWMTAIIYTCSKLLLRSTCFQVFS; encoded by the exons ATGGGCAGAGTCTTTCTTGGCATGCCGGGACCATGGGCCGATGACAATCGCGAAGCATCTGACCATTATACGGCGAAAATTGGTGGACTGCCC GACTGGCCTTCTCCATTAATTGCCTGGGGATCAGATTTTCTCGAGTGCAGCATATGTGGAAATAAACTTTGTCTCGTCGGACAG GTTCCTGCTCCCATaaccagtgaaaatttgaaagttgaaGACCGTGTGCTTTACATCTTTGGTTGCATAGCTCCAAAATGTGGGAGCAGTCCCTTGAG CTGGCGAGCAATTCGTATTCAGAGATCTTATGAAGACAAAGAATCAAACTCCACTTGTTGCGATGCGGTAGTGGCTGCCACGCACTCTGTTTCAGCCGGGGAAAATGACTGGTGGAATGATTTGGATGAGAATGATGAAGACGCGGATTTAGAGGAGCTAGGAAGGGCACTTGCAGAAGCTGCAACTGTCACTTCCAACTCAAAGAAACCGAATAGGCATGAGAATTCTGAGAAAATAGCAAAATCGTCACCTTCAAGGCCAATATCAAGACAAGTAGATGATTCTTTACCTG TGATGCCttgcttttatatttataccttGGAAGAGCCTTGTTCGAAGGATGTCACATCTGCttgtttgaacttttcatcTCTTTCCATCAATGTTGACAATCATGTACGAGAAGAAGTATTGGAGGATGAACGTTATGAGTATGATAGAGCTTTAATGGCTGACCGGTCTTACTTCAAGTTTAAGAAACGGTTGGATGTTTATCCAGAACAATGTTTCAG ATATTCAAATGGAGGGAAGCCACTGTTGGCTACTAAAGAGATAGGAGATCCTGGGAGATGCAAACTCTGTGGTGGCCCAAGACAATTTGAGATGCAGCTTATGCCGCCGTTGTTATATTTTCTGCATGAAGCTGCTGATGATTCTCAGAAAGAGGCACTGGAGAATTGGAACTGGATGACAGCAATTATATATACTTGTTCCAAG CTGCTCTTAAGGAGCACCTGCTTTCAAGTGTTCAGTTGA
- the LOC115738853 gene encoding programmed cell death protein 2-like isoform X1: protein MGRVFLGMPGPWADDNREASDHYTAKIGGLPDWPSPLIAWGSDFLECSICGNKLCLVGQVPAPITSENLKVEDRVLYIFGCIAPKCGSSPLSWRAIRIQRSYEDKESNSTCCDAVVAATHSVSAGENDWWNDLDENDEDADLEELGRALAEAATVTSNSKKPNRHENSEKIAKSSPSRPISRQVDDSLPVMPCFYIYTLEEPCSKDVTSACLNFSSLSINVDNHVREEVLEDERYEYDRALMADRSYFKFKKRLDVYPEQCFRYSNGGKPLLATKEIGDPGRCKLCGGPRQFEMQLMPPLLYFLHEAADDSQKEALENWNWMTAIIYTCSKSCYDSQNEEFRRGEWIVTEEAVLVQCEKSLKQAVLDYISHYTALPSHGSFSRGANSGCPDQMN, encoded by the exons ATGGGCAGAGTCTTTCTTGGCATGCCGGGACCATGGGCCGATGACAATCGCGAAGCATCTGACCATTATACGGCGAAAATTGGTGGACTGCCC GACTGGCCTTCTCCATTAATTGCCTGGGGATCAGATTTTCTCGAGTGCAGCATATGTGGAAATAAACTTTGTCTCGTCGGACAG GTTCCTGCTCCCATaaccagtgaaaatttgaaagttgaaGACCGTGTGCTTTACATCTTTGGTTGCATAGCTCCAAAATGTGGGAGCAGTCCCTTGAG CTGGCGAGCAATTCGTATTCAGAGATCTTATGAAGACAAAGAATCAAACTCCACTTGTTGCGATGCGGTAGTGGCTGCCACGCACTCTGTTTCAGCCGGGGAAAATGACTGGTGGAATGATTTGGATGAGAATGATGAAGACGCGGATTTAGAGGAGCTAGGAAGGGCACTTGCAGAAGCTGCAACTGTCACTTCCAACTCAAAGAAACCGAATAGGCATGAGAATTCTGAGAAAATAGCAAAATCGTCACCTTCAAGGCCAATATCAAGACAAGTAGATGATTCTTTACCTG TGATGCCttgcttttatatttataccttGGAAGAGCCTTGTTCGAAGGATGTCACATCTGCttgtttgaacttttcatcTCTTTCCATCAATGTTGACAATCATGTACGAGAAGAAGTATTGGAGGATGAACGTTATGAGTATGATAGAGCTTTAATGGCTGACCGGTCTTACTTCAAGTTTAAGAAACGGTTGGATGTTTATCCAGAACAATGTTTCAG ATATTCAAATGGAGGGAAGCCACTGTTGGCTACTAAAGAGATAGGAGATCCTGGGAGATGCAAACTCTGTGGTGGCCCAAGACAATTTGAGATGCAGCTTATGCCGCCGTTGTTATATTTTCTGCATGAAGCTGCTGATGATTCTCAGAAAGAGGCACTGGAGAATTGGAACTGGATGACAGCAATTATATATACTTGTTCCAAG AGCTGTTATGACTCACAAAATGAAGAGTTCAGAAGGGGGGAGTGGATTGTTACTGAGGAAGCTGTATTAGTACAATGCGAGAAATCATTGAAGCAAGCTGTACTTGATTACATATCTCATTACACGGCCTTGCCATCGCACGGCTCCTTTTCTCGGGGAGCAAATTCTGGGTGTCCAGATCAGATGAATTGA
- the LOC115738852 gene encoding alkane hydroxylase MAH1-like → MALIGFLEIFLAGICFAVLRLLGKRGDGLPRNWPLVGMLPELLLNLSRVHDWATGILERSRCNFLLRLLWFSGMDMLFTADPANVHYIMSTNFGNFPKGPEFKRVFDVLGDGIFNSDSDRWRMQRRVAQALMNDQRFHRFLATTTSDKVENGLLKVFDELSRRGVTVDLQDLFQRFTFDSACKFVTGFDPGSLSVEFPEVPFSKALDDAEEVIFYRHLYPEWFGTLQRLLGIGVEEKLRRAWEDMDQIVGNYIVLKRVELREGTREAKGDENGADLLTSYMVENETLGALECNDKFLRDTILNFMVAGKDTTSSALTWFFWALSMNPSVEMRIVEEIRSVIPKEEENLSVFKIGEHMDKMVYLHGALCESLRLYPPVPFQHKCPVKADVLPSGHTVDPGTKILFHLYSMGRMKSVWGEDCLEFRPERWISERGGIRHEPSYKFLAFNAGPRTCLGKEMAFTQMKTVTAAVIINYEVHVVEGHPVRPSNSIILHMKHGLRAKLTRRRL, encoded by the coding sequence ATGGCATTGATAGGTTTCTTGGAGATATTCTTGGCCGGAATTTGCTTCGCGGTCCTTCGCCTCCTCGGCAAAAGAGGTGATGGGCTCCCCAGGAATTGGCCGCTCGTGGGGATGCTACCGGAGCTCCTCCTCAACCTGAGCCGCGTCCACGACTGGGCCACAGGCATTCTTGAGCGGAGCCGCTGCAACTTCCTCTTGCGGTTACTCTGGTTTTCCGGCATGGACATGCTGTTCACCGCCGATCCCGCCAACGTCCACTACATCATGAGCACCAACTTTGGGAACTTCCCGAAAGGGCCCGAGTTCAAGAGGGTGTTCGACGTTTTGGGTGACGGGATCTTCAACTCCGACTCCGATCGGTGGAGGATGCAGAGAAGGGTCGCTCAGGCGTTAATGAACGACCAACGGTTCCATCGGTTCCTGGCGACGACGACCAGTGACAAGGTGGAGAATGGCCTGCTCAAGGTGTTCGACGAATTGTCTCGGAGAGGTGTTACGGTGGATTTGCAGGATTTGTTCCAGAGGTTCACCTTTGATTCTGCTTGCAAATTCGTCACTGGGTTCGACCCCGGCAGCTTATCCGTCGAATTCCCCGAAGTCCCGTTTTCCAAGGCATTGGATGATGCCGAGGAGGTGATTTTCTATCGCCATTTGTACCCCGAGTGGTTCGGGACTCTGCAGAGGTTGTTGGGGATTGGAGTGGAGGAGAAACTGAGACGAGCTTGGGAAGATATGGACCAAATTGTAGGGAATTACATAGTGCTGAAGAGAGTTGAACTGAGAGAAGGAACCAGAGAAGCGAAGGGAGATGAAAATGGTGCAGATTTATTGACATCTTATATGGTGGAAAATGAGACATTGGGTGCTTTAGAGTGCAATGACAAGTTCCTTAGGGACACGATTTTGAATTTCATGGTCGCCGGAAAAGATACCACTAGTTCAGCTCTCACGTGGTTTTTTTGGGCTCTTTCCATGAACCCGTCTGTTGAAATGAGAATCGTAGAGGAGATCAGATCTGTAATcccgaaggaagaagaaaatcttAGTGTGTTCAAGATTGGTGAGCATATGGACAAGATGGTTTATTTACATGGTGCGCTGTGCGAATCTTTGAGGCTGTACCCACCGGTTCCATTCCAACACAAGTGCCCTGTAAAGGCTGACGTACTTCCCAGTGGACACACAGTCGATCCCGGCACGAAAATACTCTTCCATCTGTATTCAATGGGGAGGATGAAGTCAGTATGGGGAGAGGATTGCTTGGAATTTAGACCGGAGAGGTGGATTTCGGAGAGAGGAGGAATTAGGCACGAGCCGTCGTACAAGTTCTTGGCATTTAATGCCGGACCGAGAACTTGTCTGGGAAAAGAAATGGCTTTCACGCAGATGAAAACGGTCACAGCCGCTGTAATAATTAACTACGAAGTTCATGTTGTGGAAGGTCACCCTGTGAGACCTTCTAATTCCATCATACTTCACATGAAACATGGATTGAGGGCGAAGCTCACTAGGCGAAGGCTTTAA
- the LOC115738969 gene encoding uncharacterized protein LOC115738969, with amino-acid sequence MRKLGRITKLFVFWVLVSLHAQALSTEIGDGGQKHAEAEEEKKPSIAKVVTGAVSLLRKSQKISWIKIKTIMNSMQLQFFPPDLDFRSRDGAAVDDQNNAGSKVKQVVEKSFGTSKVAVEETAKSAAEVVGKAVRKTAEKVKESMSDDDEGEESRSEL; translated from the exons ATGAGAAAGCTTGGCAGAATCACCAAACTGTTTGTTTTCTGGGTTTTGGTCTCACTCCACGCTCAAGCTCTCTCCACAGAAATAGGAGATGGAGGCCAAAAGCATGCTGAAGCCGAAGAGGAGAAGAAGCCATCCATTGCAAAGGTGGTCACGGGCGCAGTTTCTCTCCTCAGAAAATCCCAAAAGATTTCATGGATCAAGATCAAGACCATCATGAACAGCATGCAGCTCCAGTTCTTCCCGCCAGATCTAGA CTTTAGAAGCAGGGACGGAGCGGCTGTCGATGACCAGAACAATGCAGGCTCGAAAGTGAAACAGGTGGTCGAGAAGAGCTTTGGGACTAGCAAAGTGGCGGTGGAGGAGACTGCGAAATCCGCGGCTGAGGTCGTGGGAAAAGCGGTGCGCAAGACGGCGGAGAAGGTTAAAGAAAGCATGTCCGATGATGATGAAGGCGAAGAGTCGAGATCGGAGCTTTAA
- the LOC115738874 gene encoding small GTPase LIP1, producing MFWRGREKEVKEHNGGLPCGQVRVLVVGDSGVGKTSLVHLIVKGFSIARPVQTIGCAVSLKLISYGNSGSSSTSSSGDADRDFFVELWDMSGHDRYKDCRSLFYSQINGVIFVHDLSQRRTKSSLQKWATEIAATGTFSAPLGSGGPCGLPVPYLVIGNKADVAAKDGIRGSSGNLVDAARQWVEKQGLLPSSEELPLTETFPGSGGLLAAAKESRYDKEAIVKFFQTLIRRRYISDDLPSANPWSVSPVQRTSQRLDDDLSDDEQFYKNTSVNSGAYNYNSLPPLPAQHNLTPPPTLYPQQPVLVSENYTFPRFSYSSSSEFTSTGRSKRADINV from the exons ATGTTTTGGAGGGGACGCGAGAAGGAGGTCAAGGAGCATAATGGTGGACTGCCTTGTGGGCAGGTCCGGGTACTTGTTGTTGGCGATTCAG GAGTGGGAAAAACATCTCTCGTCCATCTGATCGTCAAAGGATTTTCCATTGCCCGTCCTGTCCAAACAATTGGTTGCGCAGTTAGTTTGAAG CTTATTTCTTATGGAAACTCTGGTAGCTCTTCAACCAGCAGTAGTGGTGATGCTGACAGAGATTTTTTTGTTGAACTTTGGGACATGTCAGGCCATGATCGTTACAAAGATTGCAGATCTCTTTTCTATTCTCAGATAAATG GTGTTATTTTTGTCCATGATCTCTCTCAAAGAAGGACGAAATCAAGCTTGCAGAAATGGGCAACTGAAATAGCTGCAACTGGAACATTCTCTGCTCCTCTAGGATCTGGAGGTCCTTGTGGCCTTCCTGTTCCATACCTTGTTATTGGTAACAAAGCAGATGTAGCTGCAAAAGATGGTATAAGAGGAAGCAGTGGTAATCTTGTGGATGCTGCTCGCCAGTGGGTTGAGAAGCAAGGTTTACTGCCATCCAGTGAGGAACTTCCACTGACAGAGACATTTCCAGGCAGTGGTGGACTCCTTGCG GCTGCCAAAGAATCAAGATATGACAAGGAAGCTATAGTGAAATTCTTTCAGACG TTAATCAGGAGAAGGTATATCTCAGATGACTTGCCTTCAGCCAATCCATGGTCTGTCTCTCCAGTGCAGAGAACTTCCCAGCGTTTGGATGATGATTTGAGCGATGATGAACAGTTTTACAAGAATACGAG TGTGAACAGTGGTGCCTACAACTATaactctctccctcctcttccgGCACAGCATAATCTTACACCACCTCCCACTTTATATCCTCAGCAGCCAGTTTTGGTATCCGAGAACTATACGTTTCCGAGATTTTCATACAGTAGTTCCTCTGAATTCACCAGCACAGGCAGATCAAAGCGTGCCGACATCAACGTCTGA
- the LOC115738875 gene encoding histone acetyltransferase MCC1-like, whose product MVPLTCCHSTVSYRPIRPSDLEILEQIHGDIFPIRYESEFFQDVVHGHGIVSWAAVDHSRGDGKGDELIGFVTARVVLATESEIVDLLDYDSAESEWSLVYILTLGVVDKYRNLGIASSLILEVIKYACSIPTCRAVYLHVISYNFPAIHLYKKMSFKCIRKLLGFYLIDGQHYDSYLFVYFVQGCQSRCSPVELVTAIMKYVWSGFQSIAAKLWSNERKVRWMVPM is encoded by the exons ATGGTCCCGCTAACCTGTTGCCATTCGACCGTAAGCTATAGGCCAATACGTCCATCTGATCTTGAAATCTTGGAGCAGATTCATGGGGATATATTTCCCATTAG GTATGAATCTGAGTTCTTCCAAGATGTTGTCCATGGACATGGTATAGTGTCTTGGGCAGCTGTTGACCATAGCCGTGGTGATGGAAAAGGTGATGAGCTAATAGGATTCGTAACAGCAAGGGTTGTTCTTGCAACAGAAAGTGAG ATTGTGGATCTGCTTGATTATGATTCTGCAGAATCAGAATGGTCATTAGTCTACATTCTGACTCTGGGAGTGGTAGATAAATATAGAAATCTTGGAATAG CCTCTTCACTCATTCTTGAGGTTATCAAGTATGCCTGTAGCATCCCAACTTGTCGAGCTGTTTACTTGCATGTGATATCTTACAACTTTCCTGCCATTCACCTATACAAGAAAATGTCATTCAAGTGTATACGGAAGTTGCTGGGTTTTTATCTGATTGATGGCCAGCATTACGATTCTTACCTGTTTGTTTACTTTGTACAAGGCTGTCAGTCTCGGTGCTCGCCAGT GGAGCTTGTCACAGCTATCATGAAATATGTATGGAGCGGTTTCCAGTCGATTGCTGCAAAGTTGTGGAGCAATGAAAGGAAGGTCAGGTGGATGGTCCCGATGTAA
- the LOC115738872 gene encoding desmethyl-deoxy-podophyllotoxin synthase-like, translating into MTMFSSMAIQLPSPSVLFASLLFLFLILKQWKKSNDAKKDPPSKLPPGPKMLPLLGNLHQMTGSLPHHSLRNLARRHGPIMRLQLGEILTIVISSADAVKEILGKNELIFAQRPEITALEVMSYENSSFVFSPYGEYWRQMRKICVLELLSMKRVLSFRSIREEECWNVTKAIQSSQGKPVNLSKMVLNLINDITSRAAFGERCKYRDEFLSFLKEVTMLGGGFELPDLFPSIWFLRYLSRMKPAWERLHKKIDLILDHIIEEHKEKLKGDGGNNEENKNAREDLVDVLLNLQKSSEMNYFIKPHVIKNIVMEIFSAGTDTSSTTIDWAFSEMLRNPRVMEKAQAEVRAALMGKTQVREQDIQGLEYLKLVIKETLRMHSPGPLMARESREACVINGYEIPEKTKIVINTYAVGRDPEFWTDPESFVPERFLNSSVDFRGSSFEYIPFGGGRRICPGINFGLANIELPLAQLLYHFDWSLADGIKAQDLDMSETFGISSRRKNPLIMVAEPRVPFSYDGDHVK; encoded by the exons ATGACAATGTTCTCTTCAATGGCAATCCAGTTGCCTTCTCCTTCTGTCCTCTTCGcctccctcctcttcctcttcctcattctAAAGCAATGGAAAAAATCCAATGATGCCAAGAAAGACCCTCCTTCAAAATTGCCGCCGGGGCCGAAGATGCTCCCTCTTCTGGGGAACCTTCACCAGATGACGGGGTCCCTCCCTCACCACTCGCTCCGGAACTTGGCCAGGAGGCACGGGCCGATCATGCGCCTCCAGCTGGGCGAGATCCTGACCATCGTCATCTCGTCGGCGGACGCGGTCAAGGAAATCCTCGGCAAGAACGAGCTCATCTTCGCACAGAGGCCGGAGATCACGGCCCTCGAGGTCATGTCCTATGAGAACTCGAGCTTCGTGTTCTCGCCCTACGGCGAGTACTGGAGGCAGATGCGCAAGATTTGCGTGCTGGAGCTCCTGAGCATGAAGAGGGTCCTCTCTTTCCGATCCATAAGAGAGGAAGAGTGTTGGAACGTGACGAAAGCGATACAATCGTCTCAAGGGAAGCCTGTGAACTTGAGCAAGATGGTACTAAACTTGATTAATGACATCACCTCTAGGGCAGCGTTTGGCGAGAGGTGCAAATACAGGGACGAGTTCCTTTCTTTCCTCAAGGAAGTGACGATGCTTGGTGGCGGATTCGAGCTTCCGGATCTCTTCCCTTCGATCTGGTTCTTGCGTTATCTGTCGAGGATGAAACCGGCTTGGGAGAGGTTGCACAAGAAGATCGATTTGATTCTCGATCACATCATTGAAGAGCACAAGGAGAAATTGAAGGGAGACGGCGGGAACAATGAGGAGAACAAGAATGCAAGAGAAGATCTGGTGGATGTGCTCTTGAATCTCCAGAAGAGCAGTGAAATGAACTACTTCATCAAGCCAcatgtcataaaaaatattgtcatg GAAATATTTTCTGCTGGGACAGACACATCCTCGACGACCATAGATTGGGCCTTCTCGGAGATGCTGAGGAACCCCCGAGTGATGGAGAAGGCGCAGGCTGAGGTCCGAGCTGCCCTAATGGGCAAGACCCAGGTCCGCGAGCAAGACATCCAGGGCCTCGAGTACCTGAAGCTTGTGATCAAGGAGACCCTGAGGATGCACTCGCCAGGCCCGCTCATGGCCCGAGAGTCACGCGAGGCTTGTGTGATCAACGGCTACGAGATCCCCGAGAAGACCAAGATTGTGATCAACACATATGCAGTGGGGAGGGACCCCGAGTTCTGGACAGACCCAGAGTCATTTGTGCCTGAGAGGTTCCTGAACTCGTCTGTCGATTTCAGAGGGTCGAGCTTTGAGTACATACCCTTTGGCGGCGGGAGGAGGATCTGTCCCGGGATCAATTTCGGGCTTGCGAACATCGAGCTTCCCTTGGCTCAGCTCCTGTACCACTTCGACTGGTCCCTGGCTGACGGGATTAAGGCACAGGACCTGGACATGTCTGAGACTTTTGGGATCTCTTCCAGGAGGAAGAATCCCTTGATCATGGTTGCTGAGCCCCGTGTCCCCTTCTCGTACGATGGAGATCATGTTAAGTAG